A portion of the Anthonomus grandis grandis chromosome 19, icAntGran1.3, whole genome shotgun sequence genome contains these proteins:
- the LOC126747476 gene encoding syntaxin-6, producing the protein MTLEDPFFVVKDEVFRALKKTRGLFRRWSDFQSESELITKDEIEWTNTELKNSLRSIEWDLEDLEDTIDIVEKNPSKFKIDNKELTKRKHFIDCTKNEIRSMKEKINMHKGNRDKDRQVRQPLLLENNSPVRMTNMHGGTKYSKLENEIESPQHQFLQRQQMYEVQNQDEQLEAIAGTLGNLKTVSRHIGIELDEQQGMLDEFGTELENTESKLDTTMKKMAKVLRISNEKRQWTAIIVLVLVLIVVIILFFIL; encoded by the exons ATGACTCTAGAAGACCCGTTTTTTGTCGTCAAAGA TGAAGTATTCAGAGCCTTAAAGAAGACCCGAGGCCTTTTTAGGCGCTGGTCAGACTTCCAAAGTGAATCTGAACTAATTACCAAAGATGAAATCGAGTGGACCAACACAGAACTAAAAAACTCCCTGCGTAGCATCGAATGGGACCTGGAAGACTTAGAGGACACCATTGACATAGTCGAAAAGAACCCTAGCAAGTTTAAAATTGATAACAAAGAGCTTACTAAGAGGAAACACTTTATCGACTGCACAAAGAATGAAATTCGCTCGATGAAAGAGAAAATTAACATGCACAAAGGCAATAGGGATAAAGACAGACAAGTCAGGCAGCCCCTGTTGCTAGAGAACAACAGCCCCGTGAGAATGACAAATATGCATGGGGGTACTAAATATTCCAAGTTGGAAAATGAAATTGAGAGTCCGCAGCATCAGTTTTTGCAAAGACAGCAGATGTATGAGGTGCAGAACCAGGATGAGCAGCTGGAGGCGATCGCAGGGACTTTGGGGAACCTCAAGACTGTTTCCAGGCATATTGGGATCGAATTGGACGAGCAGCAGGG AATGCTGGATGAGTTTGGAACCGAATTAGAAAACACCGAATCGAAACTGGACACCACCATGAAGAAAATGGCAAAAGTGTTGAGAATATCTAATG AAAAGCGCCAGTGGACCGCTATAATAGTGTTAGTTCTAGTACTTATCGttgtgataattttattttttatactgtga
- the LOC126747477 gene encoding 40S ribosomal protein S5, protein MSDNWGDDSVVAAAPKIAELPEIKLFAKWNCDDVQVSDMSLQDYIAVKEKNAKYLPHSAGRYAAKRFRKAQCPIVERLTNSLMMHGRNNGKKLMAVRIVKHAFEIIHLLTGENPLQILVTAIINSGPREDSTRIGRAGTVRRQAVDVSPLRRVNQAIWLLCTGAREAAFRNIKTIAECLADELINAAKGSSNSYAIKKKDELERVAKSNR, encoded by the exons ATGTCTGACAATTGGGGAGACGACTCGGTAGTGGCTGCGGCCCCAAAAATCGCCGAGCTACCCGAAATTAAACTTTTCGCCAAGTGGAACTGCGACGACGTCCAGGTTTCCGATATGTCACTGCAG GACTATATTGCAGTGAAAgagaaaaatgccaaatatcTGCCTCACTCTGCGGGTCGTTATGCGGCCAAACGTTTCCGTAAAGCCCAGTGCCCCATTGTGGAACGTTTAACGAATTCTTTAATGATGCACGGCAGGAATAATGGTAAGAAATTGATGGCTGTGCGTATTGTTAAACACGCCTTCGAGATTATCCATTTGCTCACTGGTGAAAACCCATTACAG attttgGTCACTGCCATCATAAACTCTGGTCCTCGTGAGGATTCAACTCGTATTGGTAGGGCTGGTACTGTTAGGAGACAGGCTGTAGATGTGTCTCCCTTAAGGAGGGTCAATCAGGCCATTTGGCTGTTGTGTACTGGAGCCCGTGAGGCTGCCTTTAGAAATATCAAAACTATTGCGGAATGTTTGGCGGATGAGTTAATAAATGCCGCTAAG GGGTCTTCAAACTCTTATGCCATCAAGAAGAAGGACGAATTGGAAAGGGTCGCCAAGTCTAACCGTTAG